A window from Malassezia japonica chromosome 1, complete sequence encodes these proteins:
- a CDS encoding uncharacterized protein (TransMembrane:3 (o20-40i194-216o236-254i); EggNog:ENOG503NYKI; COG:C): MPPASSEAPRAAPRSAAKTLGVGGVAGFTSCVLLQPFDLLKTRMQQEHKKGVQRWHESRTQRLVRSFRTVVREEGWRGLWRGTVPTVVRNVPGVAAYFYTIHELRWLVAAWQVPGLSVHGATHAAQNQGSSTLARLSTTGNLATGAVARVAIGFVLNPITIVKARFESSNYSRESYPTILSSLRSIYRDGGMRGFFRGFSATALRDAPYAGLYLALYEQQKQMLGRLATRDRSGNAWVVSASGLVAGTLATVLTHPFDILKTRMQTTPSAMLGVSEKGAGVVATARHVLATDGVRAFADGLGLRCARKAASGMIGWSIFELGSRYFNP; the protein is encoded by the coding sequence ATGCCGCCAGCGAGCAgcgaagcgccgcgcgcggcgccgcggtcTGCGGCCAAGACGCTGGGTGTCGGAGGTGTTGCAGGCTTTACGTCATGCGTCCTCCTACAACCCTTCGACCTGCTCAAGACGCGCATGCAGCAGGAGCATAAAAAAGGGGTGCAGCGCTGGCACGAAagtcgcacgcagcgcctcgtgcgcagctTCCGCACGGTCGTCCGGGAGGAAGGATGGCGCGGTCTATGGCGCGGAACGGTGCCGACCGTCGTGCGCAATGTCCCGGGCGTTGCGGCGTACTTTTACACGATCCACGAGCTGCGgtggctcgtcgccgcATGGCAGGTACCCGGCCTCTCGGTCCACggagcgacgcacgccgcgcagaaCCAGGgcagctcgacgctcgCACGCCTCTCGACGACCGGCAACCTCGCGACGGGCGCagtggcgcgcgtcgcgattGGCTTTGTGCTCAACCCCATCACGATCGTCAAAGCACGGTTCGAGTCGTCGAATTACTCGCGCGAGTCATACCCCACGATCCTCTCCTCGCTGCGATCGATTTACCGCGACGGTGGCATGCGCGGCTTCTTCCGTGGCTTTTCCGCaacggcgctgcgcgacgcgccgtacgccgGCCTCTATCTCGCGTTGTACGAGCAGCAAAAGCAGatgctcggccgcctcgccacGCGCGACCGCTCTGGGAATGCGTGGGTGgtgagcgcgagcggcttgGTGGCTGGTACGCTCGCGACCGTCCTCACGCACCCTTTTGATATCCTGAAAACACGAATGCAgaccacgccgagcgccatgcTGGGCGTCTCGGAAAAGGGGGCGGGCGTGGTGGCGACCGCGCGACATGTGCTTGCCACCGATGGCGTCCGTGCGTTTGCCGACGGGCTCGGCCTGCGCTGTGCACGCAAAGCAGCTAGTGGTATGATTGGATGGTCGATTTTCGAGCTAGGAAGTCGTTACTTCAATCCATAG
- the KGD2 gene encoding dihydrolipoyllysine-residue succinyltransferase (BUSCO:EOG09263I7I; EggNog:ENOG503NX9F; COG:C), whose amino-acid sequence MLPLASALTARFAARSAPTYSAALTFAARRNFSASRRSLGVVKVPQMAESLTEGTLQKWIKKVGDHVKADEEIATIETDKIDVAVNSPEEGVIVEVYAEEEDTVEVGKDLLKIEPGEAPKDDGKKEEKKDDKKEEKKDDKKEEKKDDKKEEKKDDKKEEKKEEPKEEKKEEKKPEPKKETKPAPKEESKPSQSQSAPAPKAGERGEHRVKMNRMRKRIAERLKESQNTAASLTTFNEIDMSSLMQFRARNKDRVLKETGVKLGFMGAFAKASALALKEIPAANASIEGEGLGDTIVYRDYVDLSVAVSTDKGLVTPVVRNTNDLSILEIEQEIHNLGLKARDNKLSLEDMTGGTFTISNGGVFGSLFGTPILNLPGSAILGMHAIKEKPWVVNGKVEVRPIMVVALTYDHRLLDGREAVTFLVKLKQYLEDLPTMLL is encoded by the coding sequence ATGCTCCCGCTGGCTTCTGCGCTGACTGCTCGTTTTGCTGCGCGTAGTGCGCCGACCTACTCGGCGGCACTGACctttgcggcgcgccgtaacttctcggcctcgcgccgcagcctcGGTGTCGTCAAGGTGCCGCAGATGGCCGAGTCGCTGACCGAGGGTACGCTGCAGAAGTGGATCAAAAAGGTCGGCGACCACGtcaaggccgacgaggagattGCCACGATCGAGACCGACAAGATCGACGTTGCCGTCAACTCTCCCGAGGAGGGTGTGATTGTCGAGGTGTacgccgaggaggaggacacGGTCGAGGTCGGCAAGGACCTCTTGAAGATTGAGCCTGGCGAGGCCCCCAAGGACGACGGTAAGAaggaggagaagaaggacgaCAAGAAGGAAGAGAAGAAGGACGACAAGAAGGAAGAGAAGAAGGACGACAAGAaggaggagaagaaggacgaCAAGAAagaggagaagaaggaggagcccaaggaggagaagaaggaggagAAGAAGCCCGAGCCCAAGAAGGAGACGAAGCCCGCTCCCAAAGAGGAGTCGAAGCCTTCGCAGTCGCAGTCTGCGCCCGCTCCCAAGGCTGGCGAGCGtggcgagcaccgcgtcaAGATGAACCGCATGCGCAAGCgcattgccgagcgcctgaaGGAGTCGCAGAACactgccgcgtcgctgacGACCTTTAATGAAATCGACATGAGCTCGCTCATGCAGTTCCGCGCGCGCAACAAGGACCGCGTCCTGAAGGAGACTGGCGTCAAGCTCGGTTTCATGGGCGCCTTTGCCAAGGCCAGCGCCCTCGCACTCAAGGAGATCCCTGCGGCGAACGCCAGCATCGAGGGCGAGGGTCTCGGCGACACGATCGTGTACCGCGACTATGTCGACCTGAGCGTTGCCGTGTCGACCGACAAGGGTCTTGTCACCCCGGTCGTGCGCAACACGAACGACTTGAGCATCCTCGAGATCGAGCAGGAGATCCACAACCTTGGCCTCAAGGCGCGTGACAACAagctctcgctcgaggacaTGACCGGCGGCACCTTCACCATCTCGAACGGTGGTGTGTTTGGCTCGCTCTTTGGTACTCCGATCCTGAACCTGCCCGGCTCGGCCATCCTCGGCATGCACGCCATCAAGGAGAAGCCCTGGGTGGTGAATGGCaaggtcgaggtgcgcccgATCATGGTCGTGGCGCTGACCTACGACCACCGCCTGCTGgacggccgcgaggccgtGACCTTCCTTGTGAAGCTCAAGCAGTACCTCGAGGACCTCCCTACGATGCTCTTGTAG
- a CDS encoding uncharacterized protein (EggNog:ENOG503NZU2) — protein sequence MQGRQSAPLSARSMRASMSPGSKSMVQASPRKPLQDRNGDASARDTIRATQSLLSTLHAPEDATKAYLSLHALKDTLGQYRTLEEDPLATDPGLALDWDLYRDEPGALEAEEEELKAYYRKLKFIYLEQETKLRFLADLQDDPETGQEPQILTVEDVASRESDSRKVKMQLVEAKTRVRELRADIDELADSMKEPWGDLEDGEAEALDLMAGISDMELELARIRAAEGMHGTMTAAEAVAKSEEQVEEMQRIETETSEVTHALEKTKMELKQSSRALERLKAERSAAEKLANEAQLGAGRDRGRDWELERVCARHTTMLHQLHESLALHALHAPTPETLEVVFAPTAVDGASPGTLRLTWDVPGGQLLGYELEDAHGAPLALSHEASLYVDAALESNQPAALVQRVWQEM from the exons ATGCAAGGGCggcagagcgcgccgctcagcgcgcggtcgatgcgcgcgagtATGTCGCCAGGAAGCAAGAGCATGGTGCaagcgtcgccgcgcaagcCCCTGCAAGATAGGAATGGCGATGCGAGCGCAAGAGATACGATCCGCGCGACACAGAGCCTGCTCTCGACGCTCCACGCGCCCGAGGACGCGACGAAAGCATACCTGAGCCTGCATGCGCTCAAAGACACGCTCGGGCAGTACCGTACGCTGGAGGAAGACCCCCTTGCGACGGACCCtggccttgcgctggacTGGGACCTCtaccgcgacgagcccggcgcgctcgaggcggaggaggaggagctgaAGGCCTACTACCGCAAGCTCAAGTTTATTTACCTGGAGCAAGAGACCAAGCTGCGCTTCCTTGCCGATCTCCAGGACGATCCCGAGACGGGCCAGGAGCCCCAGATCCTCACGGTCGAGGATGTGGCGTCACGCG AAAGCGACAGTCGCAAGGTCAAGATGCAGTTGGTCGAGGCCAagacgcgcgtgcgcgagctgcgtgccgatATTGATGAGCTGGCCGATTCCATGAAGGAGCCGTGGGGTGACTTGGAGGAtggcgaggccgaggccctCGACCTCATGGCCGGCATCTCCGACatggagctcgagctggcgcgGATCCGCGCCGCGGAGGGCATGCACGGCACCATgaccgcggccgaggcggtggccaagagcgaggagcaggtcgaagagatgcagcgcatcgagacCGAGACGTCAGAGGTGACGCATGCACTCGAAAAAACCAAGATGGAGCTCAAGCAGAGCAGCcgtgcgctggagcgcctcaaggccgagcgctcTGCCGCCGAGAAGCTCGcgaacgaggcgcagctgggcgcgggccgcgaccgcggccgcgactGGGAGCTGGAGCGCGTCTGTGCGCGGCACACGACTATGCTGCACCAGCTGCacgagtcgctcgcgctgcacgcgctgcatgcgcccacccccgagacgctcgaggtggTGTTTGCGCCGACAGCtgtcgacggcgcgtcgcccggcacgctgcgcctcacCTGGGACGTGCCCGGCGGCCAGCTCCTCGGCTACGAGCTGGAggatgcgcacggcgccccGCTCGCGCTCTCGCACGAGGCGTCGCTCTACGtagacgcggcgctggaaAGTAACCagcccgcggcgctcgtgcagcgcgtaTGGCAGGAAATGTAA
- a CDS encoding uncharacterized protein (BUSCO:EOG09262TEV; COG:S; EggNog:ENOG503NXE4): MSQGTTDEARTPLTSSPAPSKDMDDIGTVGDKAHTPDMLIDDDEPRAAPPAAVPTSAIATEILPDPASLPPYPGVAVAGAQHPPAASVPPSEARPPKRRGRPTAGATRTQRVRAARPSGPMLAVGPSPLRAAAEGERANPAAEQDLPMIGVAPATDEMDWESLNNDYCETCRGHGRFLCCDGCPRSFHFACVNPPLDVDEMPFPNGTLLPKKKADTKSSDPRAARLDADDSWFCRVCFAERVPPKAVRGYGPFNPLLQQLERENPSIFSLPVELRNYYKGVSTSADGSYVDSTSLRPLKLSRHGFVEERDPYLLRDKHGEAVLCYQCGGSALPPNEILPDANRKATLAEERKALDTLADAALAEHRPPRAPQHGRRMISCDFCNLHWHLDCAKLPMSGMPPPTRRWKCPAHSSHAEPRVRIPRAANQVKTVDVPRATEAPVGGRRREYGEVDVLLDADDKTFVGESGSGHSAAPPYEDVTVSNANGARVRYRIPEKTIRLEFWSRAALERKTPRPRHAPAPIATHRPLEDTGPIPASAWEQLLAVALSETRPSTSGTEARTPENVAQHAAAARTSLAPNATPFDGAERSTYKASEEVPLVPSARPDDVPQQPAAPSLTYIYPTELAELRAVKRLMKAKGADRLRDFLQQP, translated from the exons ATGAGCCAAGGGACgacggacgaggcgcgcacgcctcTGACGTCTTCCCCTGCCCCCTCCAAGGATATGGACGACATAGGAACTGTGGGCGACAAGGCGCATACGCCGGATATGCTGATcgatgacgacgagccgcgcgccgcgccgccggccgccgtgccgacgtcggcgatcgCGACCGAGATTTTGCCCGACCCCGCATCCCTGCCGCCGTATCCCGGCGTGGcggtcgccggcgcgcagcacccGCCGGCGGCAAGTGTGCcgccgtccgaggcgcggccccccaagcggcgcgggcgcccTACGGCCGGTGCGACGcggacgcagcgcgtgcgtgccgcgcgccctTCTGGCCCGAtgctcgccgtcggcccgtcgccgctgcgtgcggcggcagaAGGCGAGCGTGCGAATCCTGCGGCGGAGCAGGACCTGCCCATGAttggcgtcgcgccggcgaccgACGAGATGGACTGGGAGTCG ctcaACAACGACTACTGCGAGACGTGTCGTGGTCATGGGCGCTTCCTGTGCTGCGACGGGTGTCCCCGCTCCTTTCACTTTGCGTGCGTGAACCCCCCGCTGGACGTGGACGAGATGCCCTTTCCCAacggcacgctcctccCGAAAAAGAAGGCCGACACCAAGTCGAGCGAcccgcgtgccgcgcggctcgaCGCTGACGACAGCTGGTTCTGCCGCGTATGCTTTGCGGAGCGCGTCCCGCCCAAGGCCGTGCGGGGCTATGGGCCGTTCAACCCCCTcttgcagcagctcgagcgggaGAATCCGAGTATTTTTTCGCTCccggtcgagctgcgcaattACTACAAAGGCGTGTCGACGTCTGCCGACGGCTCGTACGTCGACTCGAcctcgctgcggccgcTCAAGCTCTCGCGCCACGGGttcgtcgaggagcgcgatcCCTACCTGCTCCGCGACAagcacggcgaggcggtgctgTGCTACCAgtgcggcggctcggcccTGCCGCCGAACGAGATTCTCCCGGACGCAAACCgcaaggcgacgctcgcagaggagcgcaaggcgctcgacacgctcgctgacgcggcgctcgccgagcaccgcccgccgcgtgcgccgcagcacggTCGCAGGATGATCAGCTGCGACTTTTGCAACCTGCACTGGCACCTCGACTGTGCCAAGCTGCCCATGTCTGGCATGCCGCCACCCACACGCCGCTGGAAGTGCCCGGCACACAGCTCGCACGCAgagccgcgcgtgcgcattCCCCGCGCAGCCAACCAGGTCAAGACGGTGGACGTGCCGCGggcgaccgaggcgcccgtcggagggcggcggcgcgagtatggcgaggtcgacgtgctcctggacgccgacgacaaGACGTTTGTGGGCGAGAGCGGCTCGGGACacagcgccgcaccgccgtaCGAGGACGTGACCGTAAGCAACGCGAACGGCGCCCGCGTGCGCTATCGCATCCCGGAAAAGACGATCCGCCTCGAGTTTTGGAGCCGTGCGGCGTTGGAGCGGAAAACGCCCAGGCCGAGGCACGCACCCGCGCCCATCGCAACGCATAGGCCCCTGGAAGACACGGGCCCGATACCGGCGTCAGCGTGGGAGCAGCTTCTGGCTGTCGCCCTCAGCGAGACGCGGCCCAGCACCAGTGGGACCGAGGCCCGCACGCCGGAGAAtgtggcgcagcacgcggcagcggcacgcaCATCGCTCGCGCCGAACGCGACACCGTTCGACGGCGCAGAGCGCTCGACATACAAGGCGTCCGAGGAGGTGCCGCTTgtgccgtcggcgcggccagACGACGTGCCGCAGCAGCCGGCGGCACCGTCGCTCACGTACATCTACCccaccgagctcgccgagcttcGCGCGGTGAAGCGGCTCATGAAAGCAAAGGGCGCCgatcgcctgcgcgactttTTGCAGCAGCCCTAG
- a CDS encoding uncharacterized protein (COG:I; EggNog:ENOG503P4TE) yields MTEAPDAGPSVAAALHEDADGLFARYSVKQMEAYSAELGRVAHEKQHAARALVGDRYQELLGVAKTVVNMQGSLASLQTSLQGLQRNVGAYSASARTRAHALEKPAGGADAPSLAVGACVLVVLDAPALAESAMRRGALLLSAWCVCIGRGAMDYLEKHAPDAAVFSECSAAERSRLRAHTALVERATQALGAASTDDVRQALAALIVLGEQTPSEALAYFHAQRYAQIRGVLRAESGDALNGMQAVAACYTSTLAQTDAVFRSHTGPTSLLETLRNAAEPGTPSRFFALGAPLLHAGPRASAVLYGHLPLEITAYTLPPPTPVPAADVDEASTAWADRVCAKVDALAALLAPVDDLDAVAECRAALHTTMQTHRERHSLRALDALHTRFAALLDQRAVELVQQTLAAATKAFASAADAALAAQGDEPLFPPRKSDALDAVVGPLATQLTTAARHTRTYGRAAIEPLSRTCDQVASHLAKETDDAAALGWLLRLCTHLQQRVDGLDEVAPLLARLAEVRATLAQRWTAVHVARAVAAGDAAPRDDAVPSHALVTALRTLGHAHLRLGTDAPRDTLPRLDEAWRAKHPADAPFLDHLGGASAPPEIAAAAARLRLVLAPWTLNARSSSTAPRTHGLRLARVAPRFVSL; encoded by the coding sequence atgaccgaggcgccggacgcggggccgtcggtcgccgcggcgctgcacgaggaCGCGGATGGGCTCTTCGCGCGCTACTCGGTGAAGCAGATGGAGGCGTATAGTGCAGAGCttggccgcgtcgcgcacgaaAAGCAACACGCGGCCCGCGCACTCGTCGGCGATCGGTACCAGGAGCTGCTGGGCGTCGCCAAGACGGTCGTCAACATGCAAGGCTCGCTCGCTTCGCTCCAGACCTCGCTCCAGGGACTGCAGAGGAATGTAGGAGCGtacagcgcgagcgctcgcacccgcgcgcatgcgctggaGAAGccggcaggcggcgcagacgcgccgtcgctcgccgtcggcgcctgcgtgctcgtcgtgctcgatgcgccggcgctcgcagagagtgcgatgcgccgcggcgcactgctGCTCTCTGCATGGTGCGTGTGTATCGGCAGAGGCGCCATGGACTATCTCGAGAAACACGCCCCGGATGCCGCCGTATTTTCCGAATGCAGCGCGGCGGAACGCAGCCGCCTACGCGCGCACACCGCCCTCGTGGAGCGGGCGAcacaggcgctcggcgcggcatcGACAGACGACGTGCgtcaggcgctcgcggcgctcatTGTGCTGGGCGAGcagacgccgagcgaggcgctcgcctaCTTTCACGCCCAGCGCTACGCGCAGATCCGGGGTGTGTTACGGGCCgagtcgggcgacgcgctcaacGGCATGCAGGCTGTCGCCGCGTGCTAcacctcgacgctcgcccAGACCGATGCCGTGTTCCGCTCGCACACCGGTCCGAcgtcgctgctcgagacgctgcgcaatgCGGCCGAGCCAGggacgccgtcgcgcttctttgcgctcggcgcgccgctccttcACGCAGGCccgcgcgcgtccgcgGTCCTCTATGGGCACCTGCCGCTCGAGATCACCGCGTATACCCTGCCGCCCCCGACGCccgtgccggcggcggacgTGGACGAAGCCAGTACGGCGTGGGCCGACCGCGTGTGCGCCAaggtcgatgcgctcgccgcactccttgcgccggtcgacgacctgGACGCCGTAGCAgagtgccgcgcggcgctgcacacgACGATGCAGAcgcaccgcgagcgccattcgctgcgtgcgctcgacgcgctgcacacgcGCTTCGCCGCCCTCCTCGACCAGCGTGCCGtggagctcgtgcagcagaCGCTTGCTGCGGCTACAAAAGCGTttgcctcggcggccgatgccgcgctcgccgcgcaaggcgacgagccgctctttccgccgcgcaagagcgacgcgctcgacgcggtcgtCGGCCCTCTAGCGACGCAGCTCACtacggccgcgcggcacacgcgcacgtacggccgtgcggcgatCGAGCCACTGTCGCGCACATGCGACCAAGTCGCGAGCCACCTCGCAAAAGAGACGGAcgatgccgcggcgctcggctggCTTCTACGTCTATGTACGCATCTCCagcagcgtgtcgacggcctggacgaggtcgcgccgctccttgcgcgcctcgccgaggtgcgcgccacgctcgcgcagcgctggACCGCtgtgcacgtcgcccgcgccgtagccgccggcgacgcggcgccgcgcgacgatgcggtGCCGTCGCATGCGCTCGTCACCGCGCTGCGTACGCTCGGCCACGCCCATCtacgcctcggcacggacGCTCCCCGGGATAccctgccgcgcctcgacgaggcgtggcGCGCAAAGCATCCCGCCGACGCTCCGTTTCTCGACCatctcggcggcgcgtccgcccCGCCCGAGAttgcggccgcggccgcgcgcctgcgcctggtGCTGGCGCCCTGGACGCTGaacgcacgctcctcctcgaccgcgccccgcacgcacggcctgcgactcgcccgcgtcgcgccgcggttTGTCTCTTTGTAG
- the YKT6 gene encoding palmitoyltransferase (BUSCO:EOG09264CP4; COG:U; EggNog:ENOG503NYFR), which yields MYVRRADPGSCVCRESNADAVLIFATQAGQPAVPLLSAWDLNSFSWIQRGTVQDMMAFMAKTVVERTSPTQRQSIQENNFTAHVHARPAVDGISGVLVSDSEYPVRVAYSLLNKLLEEFIIKVPKATWQSQANSIALSGNVPAKGEGLLRSSDFPQAQDYLSRYQDPRQADTILRVQQELDDTKIVLHNTIDSVLQRGEDLDKLVEKSGSLSQQSKMFYKSARKQNSCCGVM from the exons ATGTACGTGAGGCGCGCTGACCCAGGAAGCTGTGTATGTCGCGAGTCTAACGCAGACGCCGTGCTCATCTttgcgacgcaggcggGCCAGCCGGCCGTGCCGTTGCTGAGTGCCTGGGACCTGAACTCCTTCTCGTGGATCCAGCGCGGTACGGTGCAGGACATGATGGCGTTCATGGCCAAG acggtcgtcgagcgcacctcgccgacgcagcgccagtCGATCCAGGAGAACAACTTTACCGCGCATGTGCACGCGCGCCCTGCGGTCGACGGCATCAGCGGTGTGTTGGTCTCGGACAGCGAGTACCCCGTGCGCGTGGCGTACTCGCTCCTGAacaagctcctcgaggagTTTATTATCAAGGTGCCCAAGGCGACGTGGCAGTCGCAGGCCAACTCGATCGCGCTCAGCGGCAACGTGCCGGCGAAGGGCGAGGGCCTCCTGCGCTCCAGCGACTTTCCCCAGGCCCAGGACTACCTGTCGCGCTACCAGGACCCCCGCCAGGCGGATACCATCTTGCGTGTGCAGCAGGAACTCGACGATACCAAGATCGTTCTG CACAACACGATCGACTCGGTGCTCCAGCGTGGCGAGGACCTCGACAAGCTCGTCGAAAAGAGCGGCTCGCTCTCGCAGCAGAGCAAGATGTTCTACAAGTCCGCGCGCAAGCAAA ACTCGTGCTGTGGCGTGATGTAG
- a CDS encoding uncharacterized protein (EggNog:ENOG503NZVI; COG:S), which translates to MPVPTVSTAGARIAQFLLVAFLSIFALKLFEARDVFYMLHNSVRADLPAFWVRPQPSGMGTPQCRNLYGVPVPDERAYLKEESTGVRVQLTEACEDVHLSEELGIAIFTCDPGRPAWNAVLGPAREPHWRGGLWILDYKTAPFEQEPTLLNVEDLPDHHDFHPLGITIYEVSPKLARLFVVNHRGIANVLEVIDLQKDAGVWRARYVRTIAHPLGTHASNSVEALDRNEVVVTNMHTGMERQVAQPYLERTLQGLYGVWSKRLAPYFYGKKFKNQVQFVEDLFGGGWIAHIKFEDRVPMPHDEDLDAWEKGVEAHVIARGIPFANGLSLTPGHRHLVAASTTVTGVVIFPIERWTDDGTPDWADPKVLGRRTVVPTPFFADNVEVIAPKPGSRVRADDPLQGAKILVAGHPSLPDLHDMLAHLGEGAPNEHRAPSWAVEISYTGTQQEDQAPLPAHERITGVPHGWTVRTLFQTDGKRNLIDGKTMELPTSCGVAWDSSGEGHGTLIVTGLYSAAPMLCRGVYV; encoded by the exons ATGCCCGTCCCGACCGTCtccacggccggcgcacggaTCGCTCAGTTCTTGCTTGTCGCATTTTTG TCTATCTTTGCGCTCAAGTTGTTTGAAGCGCGCGATGTATTTTATATGCTGCACaactcggtgcgcgccgatTTGCCCGCGTTTTGGGTGCGGCCCCAGCCGAGCGGCATGGGCACCCCGCAGTGCCGCAACCTGTACGGGGTGCCTGTGCCAGACGAACGTGCGTACCTCAAGGAGGAATCTACGGGAGTACGTGTGCAGTTGACCGAGGCGTGCGAAGACGTGCACCTCTCGGAAGAGCTCGGCATCGCCATCTTTACCTGCGACCCGGGCCGCCCCGCATGGAACGCCGTGCTGGGgcccgcgcgcgagccgcacTGGCGCGGCGGACTCTGGATCCTAGACTACAAAACGGCACCGTTTGAACAGGAGCCGACGTTGCTCAACGTGGAAGATCTCCCGGACCACCACGACTTTCATCCGCTCGGCATCACGATTTATGAGGTCTCGCCGAAGCTCGCACGTCTCTTTGTCGTGAACCACCGCGGGATTGCGAATGTCCTCGAGGTGATCGACCTGCAAAAGGATGCGGGGGtctggcgcgcacgctACGTGCGCACCATCGCCCAtccgctcggcacgcacgcaTCGAAcagcgtcgaggcgctggaccGCAACGAGGTGGTGGTGACCAACATGCACACCGGCATGGAGCGTCAAGTGGCACAGCCGTATCTCGAACGCACGCTCCAGGGGCTGTACGGCGTATGGtccaagcgcctcgccccgTACTTTTACGGCAAAAAGTTCAAGAACCAGGTCCAGTTCGTCGAGGACCTCTTTGGCGGCGGATGGATCGCACACATCAAGTTTGAGGACCGCGTGCCGATGCCGCACGACGAAGACTTGGATGCATGGGAGAagggcgtcgaggcgcacgtcATCGCACGGGGTATTCCATTTGCCAACGGCCTCAGCCTCACGCCGGGCCACCGGCACCTGGTCGCCGCGTCCACGACGGTTACCGGCGTGGTGATCTTCCCGATAGAGCGCTGGACGgacgacggcacgccggaCTGGGCAGATCCCAaggtgctcggccgccgtACAGTCGTCCCGACGCCCTTCTTTGCGGATAATGTCGAGGTGATTGCGCCCAAGCCGGGCAGCCGCGTGCGTGCAGACGACCCGCTGCAGGGCGCCAAGATTCTCGTCGCAGGCCACCCGTCCCTGCCGGACCTCCACGATatgctcgcgcacctcggcgagggcgcACCAAacgagcaccgcgcccCGAGCTGGGCGGTGGAAATTTCGTACACGGGCACGCAACAAGAGGACCAAGCGCCTCTGCCCGCCCACGAACGCATCACGGGCGTGCCGCACGGATggaccgtgcgcacgctcttcCAGACCGACGGAAAACGCAACCTAATTGACGGCAAGACCATGGAGCTGCCTacgagctgcggcgtggCATGGGATAGCTCGGGCGAAGGCCACGGCACGCTCATCGTCACAGGCCTGTACTCGGCTGCGCCGATGCtgtgccgcggcgtgtATGTATAG